A genome region from Alistipes dispar includes the following:
- a CDS encoding calcineurin-like phosphoesterase C-terminal domain-containing protein, which translates to MKSIITLLAAVALLSPGCANDDDRPVKSPIGPETDFYGVVADNHGRPLQGVVVSDGYSCTATDENGVYQLTGCEHSYQIYVSVPAEYEIPLGEGLPRFWQQIAAGRKRYDFTLTPLAGGKESAFNLFCVADPQCQNNSHIARFENETVPDIAGQAAASDLPCYGITLGDIGYNTANTDYTNAVFPLMKRAMQAQKTGLPLFQLMGNHDYEVISVSKEEYTDAHDIAAQRNFEYAFGPINYSFDRGDVHIVAMDDMIFRNHDDYALGFRDDQVAWLAADLSFVPKEKMVILCTHMPLRDGTAQNVQAVLDLLEGYAEVHVMTGHTHYAENLIYADRHPGIYEHVHGAVCGAWWQSTINTDGTPNGYAVYRIEGPSIASWKYKGTGLDIGCQIRLYRAGDLFMEGYTPNYRFSYAEEGQIVANVWNADETWKIEVYENGVRTGEMEPFGDDATKRDAWASGYHCGVLGRNPDNYDRTNTSHLFHYTLRNPSAETEVRATDPFGNVYTQSHLTTGSAADYPAYE; encoded by the coding sequence ATGAAAAGCATCATAACACTTCTCGCCGCCGTCGCGCTGCTGTCGCCGGGGTGCGCGAACGACGACGACCGTCCGGTGAAGAGCCCGATCGGCCCCGAAACGGACTTCTACGGCGTAGTCGCCGACAACCACGGACGCCCGTTGCAGGGCGTCGTGGTGAGCGACGGCTACTCCTGCACGGCGACCGACGAAAACGGCGTCTATCAGCTCACGGGCTGCGAACACTCCTATCAGATCTACGTCTCGGTTCCGGCCGAATACGAGATTCCGCTCGGCGAAGGGCTGCCGCGCTTCTGGCAGCAGATCGCCGCAGGCCGCAAACGCTACGACTTCACGCTCACGCCGCTGGCCGGCGGCAAGGAGAGCGCCTTCAACCTCTTCTGCGTAGCCGACCCGCAGTGTCAGAACAACTCGCACATCGCGCGTTTCGAAAACGAGACCGTGCCCGACATCGCCGGACAGGCGGCCGCATCGGACCTCCCCTGCTACGGCATCACGCTGGGCGACATCGGCTACAACACGGCGAACACGGACTACACCAACGCCGTGTTCCCGCTGATGAAGCGCGCCATGCAGGCTCAAAAGACCGGTCTGCCGCTCTTTCAGCTCATGGGCAACCACGACTACGAGGTGATCTCCGTGTCGAAGGAGGAGTACACCGACGCACACGACATCGCCGCGCAGCGCAACTTCGAATACGCCTTCGGCCCGATCAACTACTCGTTCGACCGCGGCGACGTACACATCGTGGCGATGGACGACATGATCTTCCGCAACCACGACGACTACGCGCTCGGATTCCGCGACGATCAGGTGGCATGGCTCGCCGCGGATCTGAGCTTCGTACCGAAGGAGAAGATGGTGATTCTCTGCACGCACATGCCGCTGCGCGACGGAACGGCGCAGAACGTGCAGGCGGTGCTGGACCTGCTGGAAGGCTATGCCGAGGTGCACGTCATGACCGGCCACACGCACTACGCCGAGAACCTGATCTACGCGGACCGGCATCCGGGCATCTACGAACACGTCCACGGAGCCGTGTGCGGCGCATGGTGGCAATCGACGATCAACACCGACGGCACGCCGAACGGATACGCCGTTTACCGGATCGAAGGGCCTTCGATCGCCTCGTGGAAATACAAAGGCACGGGGCTCGACATCGGCTGCCAGATCCGGCTCTACCGTGCCGGCGACCTCTTCATGGAGGGCTACACGCCCAATTACCGTTTCTCCTACGCCGAGGAGGGGCAGATCGTAGCCAACGTCTGGAACGCCGACGAGACATGGAAGATCGAGGTGTACGAGAACGGCGTGCGGACAGGCGAAATGGAACCCTTCGGGGACGACGCGACCAAACGCGACGCATGGGCCTCGGGCTACCACTGCGGCGTGCTGGGACGCAATCCGGACAACTACGACCGCACGAACACCTCGCATCTGTTCCACTACACGCTCCGCAACCCGTCAGCCGAAACGGAGGTCCGCGCGACCGATCCGTTCGGCAACGTTTACACGCAATCGCACCTCACGACAGGCTCGGCCGCCGATTACCCGGCCTACGAATGA
- a CDS encoding RagB/SusD family nutrient uptake outer membrane protein, giving the protein MKKTISILLSACIALTSCESFLDREPVAEVGSGDYFKDETSLLTYTNGFLQKYTPGVEDLGYGDGYSDIVATKQSFTFLTNASWTPDLQSGWSIGDWTPIYNINYFLAHMREAQGLSEEVYAHYEGTARFWRAWQYFEKVKTFGAVPWYDAPIDPEDMAALYKPRDSREYVMDRVLEDLDFACEHCYDSGAWINSAQINRYIALAYKSRVCLFEGTYRKYHSVDPSTGKPWEDTQASERFLRAAAEAAYELMQAGIYSIVNNPANVRTQYRKLFTEEAIDRTEIIWAREMSVGMTTFHDLTWRYTSGSYGQRWSLDQDFVKTYLNLDGSRHTATGEEFAREVENRDYRLGQSIITPGYEKLVGGTATPTPPDFTVTLTGYQIIKYNIDDKNYESAKVSYNSLPIIRYAEVLLNYAEAKAELNEFGDEVWNATIRPLRERAGVRGDRPSSADPFLQTYYGIDDCDLLEIRRERAIELLLEGRRYDDLMRWHLGEKLNKQWYGIYVPALDTPYDLNGDGTNDVCFTKGEAGNEPGVSYIQVGGSSLYSLENDTSGRLLYSVGRNFEEKRYLRPVPQTALNINPDLGQNHYWK; this is encoded by the coding sequence ATGAAAAAGACTATCAGCATATTGCTTTCGGCCTGCATTGCGCTGACCTCCTGCGAGAGTTTCCTCGACCGGGAACCGGTCGCCGAGGTGGGGTCGGGCGACTACTTCAAGGACGAAACGTCGCTGCTGACCTACACGAACGGATTCCTGCAGAAGTACACGCCGGGCGTCGAGGATCTGGGCTACGGCGACGGCTATTCGGACATCGTGGCCACGAAACAGTCGTTCACCTTCCTGACCAACGCTTCGTGGACACCCGACCTGCAATCGGGCTGGTCGATCGGCGACTGGACGCCGATCTACAACATCAACTACTTCCTCGCGCACATGCGCGAAGCGCAGGGACTCTCCGAGGAGGTGTACGCCCACTACGAAGGCACGGCGCGGTTCTGGCGCGCATGGCAGTACTTCGAAAAGGTGAAAACCTTCGGCGCCGTCCCCTGGTACGACGCACCGATCGACCCGGAGGACATGGCGGCCCTCTACAAACCGCGCGACAGCCGCGAATACGTCATGGACCGCGTGCTCGAGGACCTCGACTTCGCCTGCGAACACTGCTACGATTCGGGCGCCTGGATCAACTCGGCCCAGATCAACCGCTACATCGCGCTGGCCTACAAGTCCCGCGTATGCCTGTTCGAAGGCACCTACCGGAAGTACCATTCCGTCGATCCTTCGACCGGCAAACCGTGGGAGGACACGCAGGCCTCGGAACGCTTCCTGCGCGCCGCAGCCGAAGCCGCCTACGAACTGATGCAGGCCGGCATCTACTCGATCGTGAACAACCCGGCCAACGTCCGGACGCAGTACCGCAAACTCTTCACCGAGGAGGCGATCGACCGCACGGAGATCATCTGGGCCCGCGAAATGAGCGTCGGCATGACCACCTTCCACGACCTGACGTGGCGCTACACGTCGGGCAGCTACGGACAGCGCTGGTCGCTCGACCAGGACTTCGTGAAGACCTACCTCAACCTCGACGGTTCGCGCCACACGGCCACCGGCGAGGAGTTCGCCCGCGAGGTCGAGAACCGCGACTACCGCCTCGGGCAGAGCATCATCACGCCGGGCTACGAGAAACTCGTCGGCGGCACGGCGACCCCCACGCCGCCGGATTTCACCGTCACGCTGACCGGCTACCAGATCATCAAGTACAACATCGACGACAAGAACTACGAATCGGCCAAGGTCTCCTACAACTCGCTGCCGATCATCCGCTATGCCGAGGTGCTGCTCAACTACGCCGAGGCGAAGGCCGAGCTGAACGAATTCGGCGACGAGGTATGGAACGCCACGATCCGCCCGCTGCGCGAGCGCGCCGGGGTCAGGGGCGACCGGCCCTCCTCGGCCGATCCCTTCCTGCAAACCTACTACGGCATCGACGACTGCGACCTGCTGGAGATCCGCCGCGAACGTGCCATCGAGCTGCTGCTCGAGGGACGCCGCTACGACGACCTGATGCGCTGGCATCTGGGCGAGAAGCTCAACAAACAGTGGTACGGAATCTACGTTCCGGCGCTCGACACGCCCTACGATCTCAACGGCGACGGGACGAACGACGTCTGCTTCACGAAGGGCGAGGCCGGCAACGAACCGGGCGTAAGCTACATCCAGGTAGGCGGATCGTCGCTCTACTCGCTCGAGAACGACACCAGCGGACGCCTGCTCTACTCCGTCGGACGCAACTTCGAGGAGAAACGCTACCTGCGTCCCGTGCCGCAGACGGCGCTGAACATCAATCCCGACCTGGGACAAAACCATTACTGGAAATAA
- a CDS encoding SusC/RagA family TonB-linked outer membrane protein produces MKQCYSPSTDAAEKNRPRIRNLALALLFALLSLSVGAQNGGGGSVSGIVKDPNGQPVLGVTVVVPGTTRGTTTDADGRYTIEAATGETLNFSYIGYKQQMLRVNGQTRIDVTLEEDNTSLEEVVVVGYGLQKRRDIVGAVETLSAETLEERNGSSMSISRSLQGAIPGLTMTFSDGKPNRAATIRIRGAENSIGAGGSALVLVDGVETDISTVNPDDIESITVLKDASSTAVYGARGTFGVILMTTKAPQKGRAKVTYNGTYTFYKRATTPQMVTNGYDFTTSFLESYTNAYGTDPANINNVFKFNRTWYNELARRNSDPSFEKWRINNQNAYEYFGNTNWYDVFYRDYTTGHQHNLSVTGGGETASYYVSGRIFEQDGIYNAGDEKYQQFNVKAKGDVRVKPWLRIENTTDFMYRYSHQPTAHTDITSTPMNINRMLNHQAFPVTLVTNPDGSWTEAAVYTGWAGFVEGNSWRKDRKFDMNNRTSVNLDLIKDVLVGNIDVSFYFNQTDRRQAVNSYTFHTGPNSSAERPSGSLYEERSYNRQKVASNATLTYTPRLGDDHSLTVLGGWNIEDYTYKSNLMNREGIIIPGMPNFSLLEGEAITLKDNGSYDWGLVGAFYRISYSYKGKYLFETSGRYDGNSKFPSNQRWGFFPSGSAGWRISEESFLRNAEWLDNLKLRVSVGSAGNGLISDTYAYLSTMSISQSSLLNNGSVFNYTAAPSPIPDGLTWETATTYDLGVDFEAFNGRLNFSADIYRKKTTDMYVVGEELPAVYGNSAPKGNYADMHTDGWEASISWRNTHTVGGKPLSYNIKVSVWDNTSKITRYTSKTGTLPTNYKVNYYEGMTLGEIWGYRCDGLFQSDEEAQTYANYSKFTNRSAKWSAGDPRYLDLNGDGYVNNGNNTIYDHGDLEKIGNTTPRYCYSTQGGIRWNGIGLSMMWQGVGKRDWYPAKESGYFWGQYGRPYSMALPWHTTDRWSPENRGAYWPRLVAYAACDSGTILSQPNTRYLQDASYIRLKNLTIDYNFPKELIGKIGLQALKIYFSGENLLTFSPLKKHAKNYDPEGIYAGDADYGTGKYGTDNFGDGDGYPVMKSYTIGLTLTF; encoded by the coding sequence ATGAAACAATGCTACTCGCCCAGCACGGACGCCGCGGAGAAGAACCGCCCGCGCATCCGGAACCTCGCGCTGGCACTGCTCTTCGCTCTCCTCTCGCTGTCCGTCGGGGCACAGAACGGAGGGGGGGGGTCCGTGTCGGGCATCGTGAAAGACCCGAACGGACAACCCGTTCTCGGCGTCACGGTGGTCGTACCGGGCACGACCCGCGGCACGACCACCGATGCCGACGGCCGCTACACGATCGAAGCCGCGACGGGAGAAACCTTGAACTTCAGTTATATCGGGTATAAACAGCAGATGCTCCGGGTGAACGGACAGACCCGCATCGACGTCACGCTCGAGGAGGACAACACCAGCCTCGAAGAGGTGGTGGTGGTCGGATACGGCCTCCAGAAACGCCGCGACATCGTAGGTGCGGTCGAGACCCTCTCGGCCGAGACGCTCGAGGAGCGGAACGGCTCGTCGATGAGTATTTCGCGGTCGCTTCAAGGCGCCATCCCGGGCCTGACGATGACCTTCTCCGACGGCAAGCCCAACCGTGCCGCCACGATCCGCATCCGCGGCGCGGAAAACTCGATCGGAGCCGGCGGTTCGGCGCTCGTGCTGGTAGATGGCGTCGAAACCGACATATCCACCGTGAACCCCGACGACATCGAGTCGATCACCGTGCTCAAGGACGCCTCCTCGACGGCCGTCTATGGCGCACGGGGTACGTTCGGCGTAATCCTGATGACGACCAAAGCGCCCCAGAAAGGCCGCGCGAAGGTGACCTACAACGGCACGTACACCTTCTACAAACGGGCCACGACGCCGCAGATGGTCACCAACGGCTACGACTTCACCACCTCCTTCCTCGAATCCTACACCAACGCCTACGGCACGGACCCGGCCAACATCAACAATGTCTTCAAGTTCAACCGTACGTGGTACAACGAGCTGGCCCGCCGCAACAGCGACCCGTCGTTCGAGAAATGGCGCATCAACAACCAGAACGCCTACGAATATTTCGGCAACACGAACTGGTACGACGTGTTCTACCGCGACTACACGACCGGCCACCAGCACAACCTGAGCGTGACAGGCGGCGGCGAAACGGCCTCCTATTACGTCTCGGGACGTATCTTCGAACAGGACGGCATCTACAATGCCGGAGACGAGAAGTACCAGCAGTTCAACGTCAAGGCCAAAGGCGACGTCCGGGTGAAACCGTGGCTGCGCATCGAGAACACGACCGACTTCATGTACCGCTATTCGCACCAGCCGACGGCCCACACCGACATCACGTCCACGCCGATGAACATCAACCGCATGCTCAACCACCAGGCGTTCCCCGTCACGCTGGTCACCAATCCCGACGGCTCCTGGACCGAAGCGGCCGTCTACACGGGCTGGGCCGGATTCGTCGAGGGCAACTCGTGGCGCAAGGACCGCAAGTTCGACATGAACAACCGCACGTCGGTGAACCTCGACCTGATAAAGGACGTACTGGTGGGCAACATCGACGTCAGCTTCTACTTCAATCAGACCGACCGCCGGCAGGCCGTGAACAGCTACACCTTCCACACCGGACCGAACAGCTCGGCCGAACGGCCCTCGGGATCGCTCTACGAAGAGCGTTCGTACAACCGCCAGAAGGTAGCCTCGAACGCCACGCTGACCTACACGCCCCGCCTGGGCGACGACCACTCGCTGACGGTGCTCGGCGGCTGGAACATCGAGGACTACACCTACAAGAGCAACCTGATGAACCGCGAGGGCATCATCATTCCCGGCATGCCGAACTTCAGCCTGCTCGAGGGCGAGGCCATCACGCTCAAGGACAACGGCAGCTACGACTGGGGACTCGTCGGAGCGTTCTACCGCATCAGCTACTCCTACAAGGGCAAGTACCTCTTCGAAACGAGCGGCCGCTACGACGGCAATTCGAAATTCCCCTCCAACCAGCGCTGGGGATTCTTCCCGTCGGGATCGGCCGGATGGCGCATTTCGGAGGAGAGCTTCCTCAGGAATGCCGAATGGCTCGACAACCTCAAACTGCGCGTATCGGTCGGTTCGGCCGGCAACGGACTCATCAGCGACACCTATGCCTATCTCTCGACCATGAGCATCTCCCAGTCGTCGCTGCTCAACAACGGCAGCGTATTCAACTACACGGCCGCACCGTCGCCGATCCCCGACGGGCTGACCTGGGAGACGGCTACGACCTACGATCTCGGAGTGGACTTCGAAGCCTTCAACGGCCGGCTGAATTTCTCGGCGGACATCTACCGCAAGAAAACCACCGACATGTACGTAGTGGGCGAAGAGCTTCCGGCCGTCTACGGCAACAGCGCCCCGAAAGGCAACTACGCCGACATGCACACCGACGGCTGGGAGGCCAGCATCTCGTGGCGCAACACCCACACCGTCGGAGGCAAGCCCCTGAGCTACAACATCAAGGTGTCGGTGTGGGACAACACCAGCAAGATCACCCGCTACACGAGCAAGACCGGAACGCTGCCGACCAACTACAAGGTGAACTACTACGAGGGCATGACGCTCGGCGAAATCTGGGGATACCGGTGCGACGGCCTGTTCCAAAGCGACGAGGAGGCACAGACCTACGCCAACTACTCGAAATTCACCAACCGATCGGCCAAATGGTCGGCCGGAGACCCGCGCTACCTCGACCTGAACGGCGACGGATACGTGAACAACGGCAACAACACGATCTACGACCACGGCGACCTGGAGAAGATCGGCAACACGACGCCGCGCTACTGTTACAGCACCCAGGGCGGCATCCGCTGGAACGGCATCGGGCTGAGCATGATGTGGCAGGGCGTAGGCAAACGCGACTGGTATCCGGCCAAGGAGTCGGGCTACTTCTGGGGACAGTACGGCCGGCCGTACAGCATGGCCCTGCCGTGGCACACGACCGACCGCTGGTCGCCCGAAAACCGCGGCGCCTACTGGCCGAGACTGGTGGCCTACGCGGCCTGCGACTCGGGCACGATCCTCTCGCAGCCCAACACGCGCTACCTGCAGGACGCTTCGTACATCCGGCTGAAGAACCTCACGATCGACTACAACTTCCCCAAAGAGCTGATCGGCAAGATCGGTCTCCAGGCGCTGAAGATCTACTTCTCGGGCGAAAACCTGCTGACCTTCTCGCCGCTGAAGAAGCACGCCAAGAACTACGACCCGGAGGGCATCTACGCCGGCGACGCCGACTACGGAACCGGCAAGTACGGCACGGACAACTTCGGCGACGGAGACGGTTATCCCGTGATGAAGTCCTACACGATCGGCCTGACCTTAACATTCTAA
- a CDS encoding fibronectin type III domain-containing protein, protein MKRSMGMMLALSVCSLAACSDDQDAAPLRRDSDAVELAYNADAATRVSVRYDGAWEARAECPDPTGEPGEAWFSVSPASGVGNGRDYQYVTVTAQRNPGGKRTGYLYLKSAGGEVAVTVTQSDGRFSVEDPVISGSLRTGSESAASLDIVYDKAFGGERVLVEASLAGAGSDGLRIEETFETEIEREGSGTISVPITGTPSSLGDLVCRVRFSLDGEVKFEGEVQGSVNSSNELFRMGFDLFVWGGNYPDNRKGPGPNGSATAGKDFVGTEPSEPDVITAGSDGTNDVFKTMSEEYRINRGVEKWDGQRVYEHPGYVKLGVTNNGGWIMTPELEQLSAVPETVVVSVDFLRFDNEEGTYLVSAEGAGTVLNGKVDAAVLPTQSSAADRKWKTLSFTVQDATNKTRIKICAESLDGAGYRINIDNIVVMGSDETEVTEKLPAPDAGSIAYTPGDTSIAVAWEGVKGASSYEISLAARSNPDFRKTVETAEAGYEFTGLVPGRYLFTVKALCAGNAEFDSDETSKNVGTLGFADEKLAAPAGLSVGGATATGATVSWSAVSGAYGYRVSAVPAAGGEAAETALVRETSYTFGKLQAGTEYTVSVVAQAAAEAGEYDSDAAVAQLVTTDPQPLIAPSVRIFAKTHGLAVLEWELSSEALAQQPVTTSDTYDFRVKNAAGEVIRSVEAYKSFNFAKYRYYRLVWGGLAPSTTYTLEMRRRSTADAERYLDSEWAAVQVTTDADPAADHADCLLYADFERMPTGGQPLYGAYGFSYGATEDFSDPDRVDYTAPGDKNSIYCQAVKAERSYFDAYLPAWDLDDWTKNSSNMGMAAGYMKFGGGSKPAWLTLPAFPGLTGPTELELELDACSYYEPSSGGDMMSPSNSDADAPFYVEILGGGTIAGVSGETSGQAVISGDGLTAELRNVTAATMRGEGRTDSYRYTNHRIRISGATAATRIRIYTALENDKAQHRMWLDNLKVRRAQ, encoded by the coding sequence ATGAAACGTTCTATGGGCATGATGCTCGCCCTGTCGGTCTGTTCGCTCGCGGCCTGTTCCGACGATCAGGATGCGGCGCCGCTCAGGCGCGACTCCGACGCGGTCGAGCTGGCGTATAACGCGGATGCCGCGACACGTGTCTCGGTCCGGTACGACGGGGCCTGGGAGGCGCGCGCGGAGTGTCCCGACCCCACCGGAGAGCCGGGCGAAGCCTGGTTCTCGGTCTCGCCGGCGAGCGGCGTGGGCAACGGTCGGGATTATCAGTATGTGACCGTTACGGCGCAGCGCAATCCGGGCGGCAAGCGCACCGGCTACCTTTATCTGAAATCGGCCGGCGGCGAGGTCGCCGTGACGGTAACGCAGTCCGACGGCCGCTTCTCGGTCGAGGATCCGGTGATTTCGGGATCGCTGCGCACGGGCTCGGAGTCGGCGGCTTCGCTCGATATCGTTTACGACAAGGCGTTCGGCGGCGAGCGGGTGCTCGTCGAGGCTTCGCTCGCAGGAGCCGGTTCGGACGGACTGCGGATCGAGGAGACTTTCGAGACGGAGATCGAGCGCGAAGGCAGCGGCACGATTTCGGTGCCGATCACCGGAACGCCCTCCTCGCTCGGCGACCTGGTTTGCCGGGTGAGGTTTTCACTCGACGGCGAAGTGAAGTTCGAGGGCGAGGTGCAGGGCAGCGTCAATTCGTCGAACGAGCTGTTCCGCATGGGCTTCGACCTGTTCGTCTGGGGCGGCAACTACCCCGATAACCGGAAGGGACCGGGCCCCAACGGTTCGGCGACGGCCGGCAAGGACTTCGTCGGTACGGAGCCTTCCGAACCGGATGTGATCACGGCCGGGTCGGACGGTACGAACGACGTTTTCAAGACGATGTCCGAGGAGTACCGCATCAACCGCGGCGTGGAGAAGTGGGACGGGCAGCGCGTTTACGAACACCCGGGCTATGTGAAGTTGGGTGTGACGAACAACGGCGGCTGGATCATGACGCCCGAGCTGGAGCAACTGTCGGCCGTCCCGGAGACCGTCGTCGTGTCGGTCGATTTCCTGCGTTTCGACAACGAGGAGGGAACCTACCTCGTTTCGGCCGAAGGGGCGGGCACGGTGCTCAACGGCAAGGTCGATGCCGCGGTGCTGCCGACGCAGTCCTCGGCGGCGGACAGGAAGTGGAAGACGCTGAGCTTCACCGTGCAGGACGCCACGAACAAGACGCGGATCAAGATCTGCGCCGAATCGCTCGACGGCGCAGGGTATCGCATCAATATCGACAATATCGTCGTGATGGGTTCCGACGAGACGGAGGTGACCGAGAAGCTGCCGGCTCCCGACGCCGGGTCGATCGCCTACACGCCGGGCGACACGTCGATCGCGGTCGCCTGGGAGGGCGTGAAGGGCGCCTCCTCCTATGAGATCTCCCTGGCGGCGCGCAGCAACCCGGATTTCCGCAAGACGGTGGAGACGGCCGAAGCGGGCTACGAGTTCACCGGTCTCGTCCCCGGGCGCTACCTTTTCACGGTGAAGGCGCTCTGTGCCGGCAATGCCGAATTCGATTCCGACGAGACATCGAAGAACGTGGGAACCCTCGGCTTCGCCGACGAAAAGCTGGCCGCACCGGCCGGGCTTTCGGTCGGCGGGGCGACGGCGACCGGCGCCACGGTGTCGTGGAGTGCCGTGAGCGGAGCCTACGGCTACCGGGTTTCGGCCGTTCCGGCTGCGGGCGGCGAGGCTGCGGAGACGGCTCTGGTGCGGGAGACTTCCTACACCTTCGGGAAATTGCAGGCCGGTACGGAGTACACGGTTTCTGTGGTGGCGCAGGCCGCCGCCGAGGCGGGCGAGTACGATTCGGACGCCGCCGTCGCGCAGCTCGTGACGACCGACCCGCAGCCGCTGATCGCCCCGTCGGTGCGGATTTTCGCCAAGACGCACGGACTGGCCGTGCTCGAATGGGAGTTGTCGTCCGAGGCGCTCGCGCAGCAGCCCGTCACGACGTCGGACACGTACGATTTCCGCGTGAAGAACGCCGCGGGCGAGGTGATCCGGTCGGTCGAGGCGTACAAATCGTTCAACTTCGCCAAATACAGGTACTACCGTCTGGTGTGGGGCGGGCTGGCGCCTTCGACGACCTATACGCTCGAGATGCGCCGCCGTTCGACGGCCGACGCGGAGCGTTACCTCGATTCGGAATGGGCCGCCGTGCAGGTGACGACCGATGCCGACCCCGCGGCCGATCACGCGGACTGCCTGCTTTACGCCGATTTCGAGCGAATGCCTACGGGCGGACAGCCGTTGTACGGAGCCTACGGCTTCAGCTACGGCGCGACCGAGGATTTCTCGGATCCGGACCGGGTGGACTATACGGCCCCGGGCGACAAGAACTCGATCTACTGTCAGGCCGTGAAGGCGGAACGGTCCTATTTCGACGCCTACCTGCCGGCCTGGGACCTCGACGACTGGACGAAGAACAGTTCGAATATGGGCATGGCGGCCGGGTACATGAAGTTCGGCGGCGGCAGCAAGCCTGCCTGGCTCACGCTGCCGGCGTTCCCCGGGCTGACCGGTCCCACGGAGCTGGAACTCGAGCTGGATGCCTGCTCCTACTACGAACCGAGCAGCGGCGGCGACATGATGTCGCCCTCGAATTCCGATGCGGACGCTCCGTTCTATGTGGAGATTCTCGGCGGCGGCACGATCGCCGGGGTCTCGGGCGAGACCTCCGGGCAGGCCGTGATCTCCGGCGACGGACTGACTGCGGAGCTCCGGAACGTGACGGCCGCGACGATGCGCGGCGAAGGGCGGACCGACTCCTACCGTTATACGAATCACCGGATCCGTATCTCGGGGGCTACGGCCGCGACCCGCATCCGGATCTATACGGCGCTCGAGAACGACAAGGCCCAGCACCGGATGTGGCTCGACAACCTCAAGGTCCGCAGGGCGCAGTAG